From one Candidatus Hydrogenedentota bacterium genomic stretch:
- a CDS encoding HlyD family efflux transporter periplasmic adaptor subunit, which yields MTDILIEKKKGLKKKHIPFIIGGAIFATVIVWLIFGNHASKLNVEANRISIQSATRGEFNDYIRVSGQVQPISTIQLSAIEGGMVEAKLVEEGAGVKKGDIIVRLSNSMLSLNILDSEAQLAEKQNFLRNTQVAMEQDKLTLKKEKLQLDLDVTRKQRKYAQYQKLYEEELTSKEEYLQAKEDYEFAVDGRQLVVERQKQDSIYRSVQIDQMEESLHNMRQNLMLIHQRSENLNIKAPVDGQLGLLDVEIGQNIPTGGRIGQISVLSDYKVEALIDEHYIDRVRNGLDATFERQDRNFALRVRKVFPEVRDKQFRTEFMFEGERPDNIRAGQTYYISLQLGQPVEAVLIPRGPFYQTTGGQWIFVVTAEGNKAVKRKITIGRQNPNYYEVTSGLETGEKVITSSYETFGTAEELILK from the coding sequence ATGACGGACATCTTAATTGAGAAGAAAAAAGGATTGAAAAAGAAACATATTCCCTTCATCATTGGCGGGGCAATATTTGCGACGGTTATTGTATGGCTGATCTTCGGCAATCACGCATCAAAACTGAATGTGGAGGCCAACCGTATCTCTATTCAATCCGCAACCCGCGGCGAATTTAATGATTACATACGCGTCAGCGGACAGGTACAACCCATAAGCACCATACAACTGAGTGCCATCGAGGGCGGCATGGTGGAAGCGAAACTGGTGGAAGAAGGTGCCGGAGTGAAAAAAGGCGATATCATCGTCCGGCTGAGCAATTCGATGCTGAGCCTAAACATATTGGACAGCGAAGCGCAACTGGCCGAAAAGCAGAACTTCCTGCGCAACACACAGGTAGCGATGGAGCAGGACAAGCTGACGCTGAAAAAGGAAAAATTACAACTTGATCTAGATGTTACCCGCAAACAACGCAAGTATGCACAGTACCAAAAACTGTATGAAGAGGAGTTAACTTCCAAGGAAGAGTACCTGCAGGCAAAAGAGGATTACGAATTTGCCGTGGATGGGCGGCAATTGGTTGTAGAACGCCAGAAGCAAGATTCTATTTATCGCAGTGTGCAAATCGACCAGATGGAGGAGAGCCTGCACAATATGCGCCAGAACCTGATGCTGATACATCAGCGGAGCGAGAACCTGAATATCAAAGCACCGGTGGATGGGCAGTTAGGCTTGCTGGATGTAGAGATCGGACAAAATATTCCTACCGGAGGACGCATCGGGCAGATCAGTGTATTGTCCGACTACAAGGTGGAAGCCTTGATCGACGAACACTATATCGACCGTGTAAGGAACGGGCTGGATGCCACATTTGAACGGCAGGATAGAAACTTCGCGCTGCGCGTGCGCAAGGTATTCCCCGAAGTGCGTGACAAGCAGTTCAGAACAGAATTTATGTTCGAGGGCGAACGTCCCGACAACATCCGTGCCGGGCAGACCTATTACATCAGCCTGCAACTCGGACAACCGGTAGAAGCGGTCTTGATACCACGCGGGCCGTTCTATCAGACCACTGGCGGGCAATGGATATTCGTCGTTACCGCAGAGGGGAACAAAGCTGTAAAACGCAAAATTACCATTGGGCGGCAAAACCCCAACTATTACGAAGTGACGAGCGGACTCGAGACGGGAGAAAAAGTGATTACCTCCAGCTACGAAACATTCGGCACGGCAGAAGAGTTGATTTTAAAATAA
- a CDS encoding TolC family protein, translating into MNRFLSLLLLLFVAGATLKAQEKRWALDDCIRYAVENSPKVNKQKAQNTIYQQDYMNAIGRLIPSLNVSTNAYFNFGRGVDSETNTYTNINSFSNSYSVYSNLTIFDGFSNIYRIKMQKANKLAGKQQLEQEREMVAYDTMEAYFNVLYHKRMVQLAQEQAEESANNMKQAKRMEELGMKAKPDVAEMAAKEAADIYNLTRQKNLLTIGIILLKEKMNFPVDEELDITDKQAVELIVKSSESVPAIYETAKTINPKALSAESTLKVQEMNRRSAIAGFSPVISMEAGLSTGFVRYLDGSDYATFYEQLRNKRGTYVGFTLSVPLFNGFSKSTTYKRSKAQVVIAKNEFQETLRALYSEIEQAVADMNGQADAYLQAVKQREAMETAHEANQRKYEEGLISSLELHTSANRVVEAKAEELNAELHYRLKARLVRYYMGESFVEGGEMMGQ; encoded by the coding sequence ATGAATCGATTCTTATCTCTGTTACTGTTATTATTCGTTGCGGGCGCAACTTTAAAGGCGCAGGAAAAACGATGGGCACTGGACGACTGCATACGATACGCGGTAGAAAACAGTCCGAAAGTCAACAAGCAGAAAGCGCAGAACACCATTTACCAGCAGGATTACATGAATGCCATCGGCAGACTCATCCCCTCGCTGAACGTAAGTACGAATGCTTATTTCAATTTCGGCCGCGGGGTGGACTCCGAAACAAACACCTACACCAATATTAACTCATTCAGTAATTCCTACTCCGTCTATTCCAACTTAACGATCTTCGACGGCTTCTCCAATATCTACAGGATAAAAATGCAGAAAGCGAATAAGCTTGCGGGGAAACAGCAGTTGGAACAAGAACGGGAGATGGTGGCTTACGACACGATGGAAGCGTATTTCAACGTGCTCTACCATAAGCGGATGGTCCAGTTGGCGCAAGAACAGGCGGAAGAGAGCGCCAATAACATGAAGCAGGCAAAACGGATGGAAGAGCTGGGCATGAAAGCCAAACCCGACGTGGCGGAAATGGCGGCCAAAGAAGCAGCCGACATCTACAATCTTACGCGGCAAAAAAATCTGCTCACCATCGGCATTATTCTGCTCAAGGAAAAAATGAATTTTCCGGTGGATGAAGAACTGGATATCACCGATAAACAGGCCGTCGAATTGATAGTCAAATCGAGCGAGTCGGTTCCGGCGATTTATGAAACGGCCAAAACAATCAACCCAAAAGCGTTGTCCGCCGAGTCGACCCTGAAGGTGCAAGAGATGAATCGGCGTTCCGCCATCGCCGGTTTTTCCCCTGTCATCTCGATGGAAGCGGGTCTGTCCACAGGGTTTGTAAGATACCTCGACGGAAGCGATTATGCCACGTTCTACGAACAGCTTAGAAATAAACGGGGAACCTATGTCGGATTTACGTTGTCCGTCCCCCTGTTCAACGGTTTCTCAAAATCGACCACCTACAAACGGAGCAAAGCACAGGTGGTCATTGCCAAAAACGAGTTTCAGGAAACACTCCGCGCGCTCTATAGCGAGATCGAGCAAGCGGTGGCGGACATGAACGGGCAGGCAGACGCTTACTTGCAGGCGGTGAAACAGCGGGAAGCGATGGAAACCGCACACGAAGCAAACCAGAGGAAATATGAAGAAGGATTGATCAGCTCACTCGAACTGCATACCAGCGCCAATCGCGTAGTAGAGGCAAAAGCCGAAGAGCTGAACGCCGAATTGCATTACCGGTTAAAAGCGCGTCTGGTGCGCTATTACATGGGAGAGTCTTTCGTAGAAGGTGGAGAGATGATGGGACAATGA